A window of Eublepharis macularius isolate TG4126 chromosome 18, MPM_Emac_v1.0, whole genome shotgun sequence genomic DNA:
ATGTTCTGTGAAAAAAATTCCAGGATATATCTTGAAAAGCATCATAGCATAGAAAGGGGTTCCCAACGTAGTGCCCGTGGGCACCACGGCGTCCACCAGTACCTTTCCTAGCACATGCCAAGTATTTCTAGAAAGAGAGTGTAGCCAAGTGGGCCTCTGGGCCAGAAAGGCTTTTGATTGACCACTGGAGATATTTTTGCTTCGCaggttaaaataacattgttttggCAGAAGTCTCTGCTACAGTGCTGGCTTTATTCTCTCTTCCACTCCTCTTtcacagtgtatttttaaaaattacacttGTCTGTACTTAGGCCGTCTCTCTATCTGTGTATGTCCGCCGCCCATGGTTGCTGTTCTGTAATTGGCTCTGCCTCTAACATtagccattttatggttgcatCCACCTGTCTGTGTCAGAATTCATAAAGTACCCCAAGGCTGTAAAGACCCCTTGCAAACATCTTAAGAGGCCTAGTTGGCAAGTGAAAACATGCATGTTTTTTCCCCGCTATTATgaattccacacacgttggataatgcactttcaatgcactttatcaatcatttgaggtggattttttgttccgcacacaaccaATCTGTTCCAaacgatctataaagaggattggaagcgcattatccaatgtgtgcggaatcactcactgtcTGTCAGGCTCCAAACTGCTCTTGGATTTCCCAGCCCTGATTTTGGAAACGTCCATACCAGCACCGAAAATATCGTTAACGAGGTTCACTATTTTTCCAGTGGGGAGTTGAGTCttcatatttttttcttccttttcttggcTTAATTCGATGAGCGAATCAGTGATGTCGCGGATGTTGTCCTGAAAAAGCAGAGACAGTTCAAGCGATCCATCACCTTAAGGAGGGTCCATATGAAGGCTGAACATCATGCGTATAGCAAACAGAGCGGAGGAGAAAGCTCACCACGCAATGAAGTGACTGTGCAGTCACTCCACTTGGTGGTGATATCTGAACGCATCCTCAGGTGAGAGAGAGGTTCGTTCTAAATAGTCTGTGGTGGGTACAGATTTACAATACGTGACAGTGGCTACTGAGTCCAAGCACAAAAGCAAGTCAAAATGACATCATTaactgtaggatttgagtccagtggcaccttaaagatgacaagattttcagagtggaagctttcgagagtcagagctcctttcttcagacacaagtgagcggtctggctcttgaaagcttacactctgaaaatctggttggtctctaagttgccattggactcaaatcctgctgttctactgcagaccgacacagcTACTTGCCTAAGATCATTAACCTGTGCAACTCACTGCAACAAAGTGAAGCAATGGCTGCTGCCTTAGATGTCTTTAAAAATGAGTTAGACATTAGATCCATCAATGGATAATAGCCATAACGGCAAAATAGAGTGTCCATGTTGAAAGGCAGAATGACatttgctggggggcggggggatgcaGAAATAAAGGAGGCCTGTTTGTGGGTCTTCAGAGATGCCTGATTGGCCACTGTAAGACATAGGATGTTGGACTAGGTGGACTTTGGGTCTTATACCACAAAGCTCTCTTTCGCTCTTGTTTTCGTACAAATGCTTCCTGCTCCTTGAAGGCATGCCTGGACAATCCCCCAGTTCCTTACCTTACTGAAACTCTCAAAGTGGTCTTTGACCATGTTTTTCAAGAAAGTGCTGAATCTGTGATTGAATTCCTTGAACTTCTTCAAGCTCTTCCCTGGGAGAAGTTGAAGCAGAGGGATGAAATCGGCAAGGTTCCCAGAGGCAGCGACTTCCACAAACTGTTCGCTTTCGTTCACGATGCTGAGCAGCTCCTGGTCATCGTGGCCGTAGCGCTTGCCGAAGCACATGGCGGAAACCACGTTGGCCACAGAGACCACGAGGTATCGAAAGGGATCGAGTCTCCGCTGCTCTTGCATCACCTGCTGCAGCTTCATGACCAGGTATTCCGCCTCTTTGGAGACATGCTCTTCTAAGAGGGTGGAGGACACAGAGTCTGGGCTGAGGGAGAACGCAAAACTCTTCAAggcattctggaccagtttccTGCGGGCCAGCCACATCTCCCCAGAATCCGTGCTGAAACTCAGGCTCTGGCCATCTACAACGTGCCGCATGCTGTACAGGTCCGGGCGCCCCATAAAGTCTCCTCCTTGCCTCACCAACGCTTGCTTGGTGGTTTCAAGCCCACTTAGCACCAACACGGGTCTCATGCCAATGTGGACCTTCATCACATCCCCATATTTCTTGCTCATCTCTGTCAAGCTCAGGTGGGGGTTCTTCCCCACTTCTAGCATGCTGCCAATGATCGGATAGCCCACTGGCCCTGGGAGTGGCTTTAGCCCCTGGGGTATCCGCTTCCAGGAGGATTTGATGGTAACAAAGATCAGAAGGAAAACAACACTGGCGATGAGGAATTCTGTGGCTGAGAGAAGGCCCAGGCTTCCAAAGAATAACATTGTGACCGTCAGGATGTAAGCCCAAGAATCCTACTAAAATTAAACACAAAAAAAGTTCCAGGAAATATGTTTATCAAGCTTCCATGTCAATACTGGTGCATGAGCAATTCC
This region includes:
- the LOC129345559 gene encoding cytochrome P450 1A5-like, with amino-acid sequence MLFFGSLGLLSATEFLIASVVFLLIFVTIKSSWKRIPQGLKPLPGPVGYPIIGSMLEVGKNPHLSLTEMSKKYGDVMKVHIGMRPVLVLSGLETTKQALVRQGGDFMGRPDLYSMRHVVDGQSLSFSTDSGEMWLARRKLVQNALKSFAFSLSPDSVSSTLLEEHVSKEAEYLVMKLQQVMQEQRRLDPFRYLVVSVANVVSAMCFGKRYGHDDQELLSIVNESEQFVEVAASGNLADFIPLLQLLPGKSLKKFKEFNHRFSTFLKNMVKDHFESFSKDNIRDITDSLIELSQEKEEKNMKTQLPTGKIVNLVNDIFGAGFDTVTTALSWCLTYLVIYPEMQKKIQREIDETIGSERKPRLSDRPLLPYTEAFIQETFRHSSFIPFTIPHCTTRDTTLNGFYIPKDTCVFVNQWQVNHDKSVWKDPFVFIPERFLTASGKEINKDEAEKVLIFGLGKRRCVGEMIARWQVFLFLTSLLQELQFTVQDGVKVDLTPRYGLTMKLPRCEHFQVTKRSTKKTTE